GAAGCCGCCTCGATGGCGACCGAAATCGAAGGCATCAAGCCGCAGCGTCCGATGACCCATGATCTGTTGCGCAACGTGATGGGCGAGCTGGGCGCGAGCGTCGAAGCGATCGAGATTACCGAATTGCGCGACAATACCTACTACGCGCGCATCGAGCTCAAGACCCGCGAGGGTGGGGCGCTCACGATCGATTCACGGCCGAGCGACGCCATCTCGGTCGCCCTGCGCACCAAGTCGCCGATCTACGTCGCCAAGCAGGTGCTGGAATCCTCGAGTGAGCTGCACGAGGCGGCGGAGCAAAGCGCCGTCTCCGAACAGAATCTCGCTGGCGTCTCGCGCGACAAGTGGTCGGAGATTCTCGAAAAGATGTCGCCTGACGACTTCAAGTACAAGATGTGAGCGCGCGTCGGGGTAGTTGCGGATCCGGCGGGCAGCCGTCGCGTCCGGACCTGAAGTACCGACCTCACATCTGAAAAAAAATGGCGACCAGCACCCACCGTCCGCACATCTCCCGCAAGGAGCTGCGCCAGCCCGACGAGTTCGTCAGCTTTTTCGACGCGGCCGGCGAATACGTCGCAACGCATCTCGTGCAGGTCATTCTCGCCGCGATGGGATTGCTGGCGCTGATTCTGTTCGCGGTCGGCGTGCGCTTTTACCTGAGCGCCCAGGAGCGCGACGCCGCCGAAGCCTTCTACGCCGCGGTTAACACGCTTGATCACAAGGATTACGCCGCGGCCGCAGCCCAATTCGCCGCGCTTGCCAACGAGCATCCGCACTCGCGCCTCGGTCGGCTCGCGCCGTTTTACGTCGCAAACGCGAATCTCGCGCAGCAGCAGCCGGCCAAAGCGCGCGACGCCCTCAAGCAGTATCTCGCCAACGACAGTCCGCCGGCTTTCCGCGAACTCGCCCTGATGCAGCTAGGGGTCGCCGACGAGGATCTCGGCGATTATGCCGGCGCTCGTGAGAGCTACGCAGAGGCTGCTGCGCTCAAAGGCGCCGAGCAGCCCCGCGCCGCGCTCAATGTCGCGCGGCTGCAGGCGCGCGCGGGCGAAAAAGCCGCCGCCATCGCCAGCTACCAGCGCTTCATTCGAGAAAATCCCTTTTCACCCGATCGCGGCACCGCAGTTGACGCGCTCGCCAGCCTCGGCGTCGCCGCGCCAGCATCGCCACAGCCTCCGCCGATGCCCGAGCCATAACCTCGGCCATTCAGCGCGAGCGTCCGGCGGACCGCGACCTTTGAAAGCTGCCGACCAAGCATGCGAATTCCGCGGTGGCAGCGGCCTTTTCGATGATTCGAGGATCGCCCATAGATATTGACTCGCTGATGGAGCGAGCGAATTTCTAAACTCTTCGGGCAACTTTCTAACCGCCAGTCGTGAAGCGAAGCTTCCGTTCGCTACAATTCAAAAGCCTTGATCCTTTGCTATAGTCGCACGCGGTTTAAAGCTTACGTAATAACGACGAATAGAGGAGAAACCAATGAACCAGATTGTCTATGCTATGCAGTTTAAGGGTAGCGCGGCTCCGAAGGCTGGCGTATCGGGAGTGATCTTAGCCTCGACCACTGCGCCGAGCTGCAAGTTCAGTTCAGTCGTTGGTCCCAGCGGTGTGACATCCACGCTGCAGCCGTTACCGGACGGGACAGCATCATTCGAGTCGGAAGTGACGCTCACCGGAGAAACGTCCTTCATCGAGGCTGGTACGATTCGGTTTGGCGAGTCGAGCCACTTGCTCCGGTTCAGTACCGTCGGCCAAGGATTCCTCGGCAAAAGTCCTGACGCGGCGCTGCAGCACGGCTCGGTTATGTGGCGGGTCGAGGGCGGCGAAGGTCAGTTCGCCGGCGCGAGCGGACTTATCACCTCCAACTTCACGTTGAGCACCACCGGCGAGGTGACAGATAACCACTTCGGACTGATTTTCGTGCGTTAACAATCGTCGCACCGCTCACTGCACCTAACCCGCAATTTTAACGGGACGCGCTCTTTTCGGCTAACTGCGACGTAATCACGAAATCGAAGACGTTGCTGGTCGGCAAGCCCACGACCTCGACGCCGTTGACCAAAAAGGTCGGCGTCGAGTTAATCTGAATCCCTTCGCCGTCCTTGCGATCCTGGAGGACCTTGGCCTCGGCCGCGTCGGTGAGGACGCACGCGTTCAAGGCTTTGACGTCTAGACTGTTGGCGTTCGCGTAGCGTTCGATATGCTCGCGCAGGTTCTGCACGTTAATTTCCGTTTGGTCCTGGTAAAAACTTCCCGCAAAGGCCCAGAACGCCGCGGGATTCTGCTGCCGTGCGCATTCCGCCGCGATCGCCGCCTGTTCCGCCCAGTCGTGCGAGGGCAGGGGGAAGTTCTTCCAGATCAGCCGCACCTTGCCCTTGTAGGTCGTGTTCACGAC
The nucleotide sequence above comes from Candidatus Binataceae bacterium. Encoded proteins:
- a CDS encoding bifunctional nuclease family protein, with amino-acid sequence EAASMATEIEGIKPQRPMTHDLLRNVMGELGASVEAIEITELRDNTYYARIELKTREGGALTIDSRPSDAISVALRTKSPIYVAKQVLESSSELHEAAEQSAVSEQNLAGVSRDKWSEILEKMSPDDFKYKM
- a CDS encoding tetratricopeptide repeat protein, whose amino-acid sequence is MATSTHRPHISRKELRQPDEFVSFFDAAGEYVATHLVQVILAAMGLLALILFAVGVRFYLSAQERDAAEAFYAAVNTLDHKDYAAAAAQFAALANEHPHSRLGRLAPFYVANANLAQQQPAKARDALKQYLANDSPPAFRELALMQLGVADEDLGDYAGARESYAEAAALKGAEQPRAALNVARLQARAGEKAAAIASYQRFIRENPFSPDRGTAVDALASLGVAAPASPQPPPMPEP